In the genome of Raphanus sativus cultivar WK10039 chromosome 9, ASM80110v3, whole genome shotgun sequence, the window TTGTAgctaatatttttcttttgctacCGACTCTAAACCAGATCGAACTATATAGGTCATTATCTAGGAAAGCATCAAATTCAATGAGATCATAAAAAGCCAAGTTTTATTTTCTCGGTTAGTACCCATTTTGTCTCTTCCAGTTTTGGTGTTGACTCCATTTGTTTTTACTTCCCAAACGTGTGTACTTGATTTTAGAGCTCTATGTTCcatttttaattatcttttaatcAGTTATGTAATAGATAATCAGAAAATCTTATGAGTCAAACTTGAAAGTATGCAAGCCCAAGCACCCATACCTCTGTCTTCGCAAACATAATGTACGAGTATTAATAATGTCTCTAAAGCATCCTTGGCTTTTGTCTTTCTAAAAACACATTTGTATTTCTCATGAGTCCAGTTCACTTCCACAACTTacatgttttaataatatatcattagAGTTTCACGTGATACAATGCTGCTCCatcttaaatatttgaatgtttaAAAAGTCAGTAAACTTAACCCGTCTGGTTCTGGTTTAATCCGTCTTATCCTGACCAAACCTTTCATATATTTTGTAAGTTCAGTACTTATAGACGTTTGAGTGCGGTTTGGTCGATTTGAATTTCATATTTGGGAGTTAAAAATTTTAGTCTCATTctggtatttataaattttagttcaGATCATTACGGGTTTGAGTTAGGTTtggatatatatttaaattgtgtaaattttttgaaaaaaaatctgaatatatcttaaaatctctaaaatctaaaaacaaatataatacacaacatataaatttaaatgatatatgaccatatatgtatatgtaacaTGTAACTAGTTTAGATaatgtttgaaaattttgatttagagttagttcggttcttcggatatgaatattttattatctGTCCCTAATTTATAGTCTACGAAGTTAAACAAAACGAATTTGTGTTGGCTTACACTTATCTTTTGGAAATTGCACACAATTCTAGCCGGTTTATCATCACCATCAGGCCCGCTGGCCCCTGGCCTTGAGTTCAAGTTGGGTTTAGTTGTCGAATTTGGCTCTTCACTTTTATAGACTAAATTCAGTCCATAATTTTCGAAATGTGGTTTAGTCTAATcgcaaaattataaaataatttcaaagtgatcataaattcaaattaatagcaaaaaaattaaaagtatatatttctacatgttataaacaaaattatcattaattatcTTGTAAAACTACCATTCAAAcgacaataattttttttacacaatataataaatcatagaataaatttaaaaatattatattaaaaagtgaaaatattatctaaatttaaaaaatatatcctCTAAAACTTAAGATagtaaaatgcaaaaaaaattgtatcatatAATATTAACTCAGAGAGCCTAACATAAAGAGTCCACACGGAGATAGTCCACCAAAACATTcgtacttttttcttcttctttttttggtatCAACAATCTTCTGAATCTGAATGGTGATGCAATGATCTTCTGATTTTCCTTTATTATAATACATACTTGTCATGCTTGGTTTTTAAactgtattttatttaaaagcACAAGGATTTGCATTACTACAGGCTATGCAACAATAGACGCAGCATCATTTTGTAGGAGACTTGCATGCAAAAGACGGATCTCTTCAACCATTTCTCTATAGACAAGACTTCAGTCTTTTTTATCAAGTTGGGCTTGTAGTAAGTTCAGAGAATCAATACTAAAAAATATGAGTTATTGTTCGGTTCACTTTGTAGGATGAATCTTTAGGtttatcaaccaatagaaaattgttattttggattaaatattttttaattaagaaaacaaaataaattgtcaaattatattatgttttcaaaacaaaatttaaaaataaataaaatagtatataaaaaacgaattaaaaaaattaatgttgtcaacaaagcattaaaccctaaactctaaccCTAGatcctaaatccttgggtaaaccctaaacttttgggtaaaccctaaaccctttgaAAAATACTAAACATCTCGATAAATTCTAAagtataaatcttaaacactaaacactaaattttaaaaacaaatattttttaaaaaataatcattttgacaactattgttatttatttatataattctttttattttaaaaacataatataattttgcaagttattttgtttccttaattaaaagatactagatctaaaataataattttctattggttggtgaacctaaaggtttaCCCTAtagagtgaacccaagaaaaattcaaaaatattaagaaaattgatCAGTCTTTCAAGAGTTACCttgtagataaataaaaataaatttgctgtataatacattgaaaagaaaaaaaacagagtaaaacaaCAACTCAATAATCTATATACAAATCTATAAGTCCATCTAATTCCATCGtgagattaaaaagaaaagggcAAAATGCAAACCGGTTCTGTTTCTGGTTTAAAAACTACCAACGTATCATCCATTACAGAACATTACTCAAAAACCCCAAAAACCCCAAAAACCCAAGAAACTCAATCATCTTTAAACTCTTTAGTAGGACGTGCTTCAaaccctccatcttctcttttcTCAAGAGAGTAAGGCATGTAAGTCCCAAGCATCCGATCCCACATGGAAAAGAAAGGCTGAGAGAAATTGTATTTGCTCCCATAGAGCTGATGATGCACATCGTGGTAAGCCGAGTTGTTCTTGAacaccatatggaacaagttcCCGGGAAGGCAGAGACCGCAATGGTCGTCCACGGTCTTGATCGTggcgaaggagaagaagaagatggaagtTCTCGGCGACATACCGGAGATCAAGAAAGACAAGGCGCCACCAACTGTGTCCAGTATAAGGCCTTCCACCGGATGGTTGTATAGAGCTCCATACGCGTAAGGGACGATGAGGCGGTGGTGCTGAGAGTGGATGTGTTTGTATAAGAACTTGTTGTGATGCATGTAACGATGCATGAAGTATTGCCACGTGTCGAGGACTATCATAGCTACCACGAACTGTCTGATTAGAACCAGAAGAGAAGACTCTTGCGCTTTGTCTGCTTCGGCATCACTACTTCCTGTGACCTGCGTAGACAATAGGAGCCAGAACTGAGACCTTCCTTTATTCTTCTTTAATTGAGCATCCTAAGCTCTCCTAAAGCAATTGCTAATCACTCTTCAAACCCTATCTTTACTCAAGCTTCTCCTCTAATGCTTTAACTATATCTTTATAACACTAAAAATGACCAATCTGATTCATATACAGACAAAAAAATGCAACCTTTGACAAACAACAGATAATTAATGCTACAAAACTacaaaagattcaaactttgcGTCTTTAATTCAATCCTAATTACACTAAACGTTGGATTCACAAagcaaaattaataaaaaagaacGAAAAGTTGGAAAGGTGGAAACTTTTTTTACAGTGAAGAGGATGATAGCGACGACGGCTTGAACGAGCTGCTGAAGAAGAACGCCTTTCACGACGGATGATTTGGAGACGagattcttctcttcttcctcagcCTTGGAATGCAATCTGTAGCTCTCCAGAGAGGATAGCGCCACGTAGATCCCAGAGTAGAGCCAGTACACAACAATCGGAGCTACGGTGCCGAGCAGCTCGTCGGAAACAGAGAAACCCATCATCATCCCAAAATCACAGCTTCATCaatcaaacccaaaagagtttTGTTTCCAGGAAACCAATCGAGAAGGGGAAATGATTTGAGGATATAGCACCAAAAGGAAAGATTCGTTCGGAATCAATCCGAGAAACCTTCCAAAAAaggtttgatttttaatttaataacaaaggaaaagaaaacaattttacGTCTGTGGTTTTGCGTCTGCGTTTGCGTTTGGTTTGAAAAATCAACGGAGGAAACAAATGATGGATAGAAAGTAAAAACAAACACTCGCGTTTTGTGCGATAGATATCTACACTGAGTTTGCTTACGTGGTGAAATCCCAACCGACTAAAAACTATTGTGGGGGCTCTTCTGACGTTagattttgtttgaaaaatatcTGCGCTGTCGTCCGCCGACCGGCGCCGTATAAGTTAGAAGCTGGTTTGATAATTTGAATCATGTTGAAGATTCAAAGCTTCACAGTTAGtcaaattttcagaattttaaacCTCATAATCCGCACGCTGTACAATCTAAGGTACCATTTCAAAAAGCATGGGCCACAACCTTCTCAGTGGAATACGAATCTGAGAAAGATGCGCGAAAACTACTTCATGTCACCttagttacaacttacaagtgtGTAGACCCACAAACTCATCATggttatgaaaaatattaaagatattTTCCCTGACGAGGGTACCACGAACTTGTCGGCAAAAACATTATGGTACTTGAGTGGTCTAGTTAATAGTTAGTTGTAGATATCTGGCATATTTCATCATCAGACTCGTCTTGCAAGCTtcttaattagttttatatacGTGATAGTTTGGAAACAACGTAATGCCAAACTAAACTCTAGCATCGATCCGGGATCTTCTTCCGAGACTTAGCTCATGACATTGTTTCACATCTTTCAACCTTGTGATCTATAAGCTCCGTAAAACCACTTGCTCCTTTAATTTATACGTAAAAATTCTCTTTCGACATACTCTTTTTCATCACATTCCGCTGATTATTTTATTACTCCACACCTCTTTTGTACCACTACGCTTCTAAAAACATAGCCTCCCACTGTTCACAAACattgttttattctctttttatatatatatttagggtatataacGGACTGATGCCTTGACCAGTAAACACAACTTCATTTTATGGAAATATTAGAAGTCGAATGACAATTAAGAAAAAAGGTTTAAGACATAGAATtgttataatttcaaaaatgttCAAGATATAAGTATTGTCATAATTTATatccccttcaaaaatattgagttttgaagtaaatgctctatatattgaagtttatattattcacttttgttttaaaatttcaaaacacattctacatttgattaaatgtattctaaattatcttttatggtatagagaaattattctatttttttacatttagtttagtaaaatttcatatactacctagattaatagaattagcattataaattttttattatctagaaaaacggagacaacaaaatttttaaactcttttaccatcatcttatgttagtgctcgttgaaactatacactaaaacaagatttttatatttttgaattttttttcaaaatatgtgggttaacccatctaaaatattgagttttcggtaaatgctttatatactgaagtttatactcttcacttttgttttaaaattttagaacacattataaaattgaattaatgtatgttaaatatatttcatggtatataggaatcattataattttttaatatttagtttagtaaaatttcatatactgcctagactagtggaattaacattatacaatctttattatctagagaaacggagacaacaaagttTTTAAACTCTtttaccatcatcttatgtcagtgctcgatgaaactatacactaaaaccagattttcatatttttgattttattttcaaaatatgtgggttaacccctctaaaatattgagttttcggtatatagaggatttaccgaaaactcattattttaaaaagggttaaatcacagattttgaatttttttcaaaaatatgaaaatctggttttagtgtattgtttcatcgagcactaacataagatgatggtcaaagagtttagaacctttgttgtctccatttatctagataatgaagattttataatgctaattccactaatctaggcagtatatgaaattttaggaaagtaaatattacaaaattagaatgattcctatatactatgaaagatagtttagaatacattaattcaaatgtagaatatggttttaaatttttaaagaaagtgaaaagtataaacttcagtgtatagagcatttaccgaaaactcattattttaaaagggttaacccacggattttgaaaaaaaaattcaaaaatatgaaaatcttgttttagtgtatagtttcatagagcactgacataagatgatggtcaaagagtttaaaacctcTGTTGTCcccatttctctagataatgaagattttataatgctgataccactaatttaggcagtatatgaaattttagtaaactaaatgtaaaaaaaatagaattattcatatatactatgaaagatagtttagaatacattaattcaaatgtagaatgtggtttaaaatttttaaacaaaagtgaagagtagaAACTTCAGtgtatagagcatttaccgaaaactcattattttaaaaaggggttaacccacagactttgaaaaaatttcaaaaaaatgaaaatcaggttttactgtattttttcattgagcactaacataagatgatggtcaaagagtttagaacctctgttgtctccgtttatctagataatgaagattttataatgttaattccaataatctaggcagtatatgaaattttaataaactaaatattaaaaaattagaatgattcatatatggcatgaaatatagtttagaatacattaattcaaaggTATAATTTGGTgtgaattttttaaagaaagtgaagagtataaacttcagtatagaGTGTATTTACCGAAAACGCATTATTTTAGAAGTGGTTAACCCtaggattttgaaaaaaattcaaaaaatgaaaattttgttttagtgtatagtttcatcgagcactgacataagatgatggtcaaagagtttagaactttgtagtctccgtttatctagataataaagattttataatgctaattccactaatctaggcagtacaTGAAATTTTAGtgaactaaatattaaaaaattagaatggttcctatataccatgaaagatagtttagaatacattaattcaaatgtagaatggggtttgaaatttttaaactaaagtgaagagtataaacttcagcgtatagaggatttaccaaaattattattttaaaaggggttaacccacggattttgaaaaaaattcaaaaatatgaaaatttggttttaatgtatagtttAATAGATCACTgaaataagatgatggtcaaagagtttagaacctctgttgtctccatttctctggataatgaagattttataatgctaattctatTGATttaggcaatatatgaaattttaccaaactaaacaataaaaaattagaacgattcatatataccattaaagatagtttagaatacattaattcaaatgtagaatgtggtttgaaatttttaaactaaagtgaagagtataaaatttagtatatagaggatttaccgaaaactcattattttaaaagggacccagggattttgaaaaaaaaatcaaaaatatgaaaatcttgtattagtgtatagttttatagagcactgacataaggTGATTGTCAAAGAATTTAGAACCTATGTTGTCcccatttctctagataatgaagattttataatgatgATACCACTAATctaagcagtatatgaaattatagtaaactaaatattaaaaaattaaaatagttcatatataacatgaaagatagtttagattagattaatttaaatgtagaatgtggtttgaaaattttaaacaaaagtgaagagtataaacttcagtgtATAGAGCTTTTACcgaaaaactcattattttagaaaggattaacccacggattttgaaattttttcaaaaatatgaaaattttgttttagtgtatagtttcatcgagcactaacataagatgattgtcaaagagttaAGAACCTTTGTAGACTCTGTTTCtctaaataatgaagattttataatgctaattccagtAATCTAAGCATTATATGTAACTTTagtaaactaatttttttaaatattagaatgattccttaataccatgaaagatagtttacaatacattaattcaaatgtagaatgtggtttgaaatttgtaAACAAAAGTGGAGAGtttaaacttcagtatatagaggatttaccgaaaactcattattttaaaaggggttaacccacagattttgaatttttttcaaaaatatgaaaatctggttttactGTATAGTTTAATAGAGCGTGACATAAGACGacggtcaaagagtttagaacatctgTTGTGTCCtctttctctagataatgaagattttataatgctaatttcattgatctaggcagtatttgaaatttaagtaaactaaatatttaaaatttagaatggTTCCTACaaaccatgaaagatagtttagaacacattaattcaaatgtagaatatgatttgaaatttttaaagaaactgaagagtataaacttcagtgtatagagcatttaccgaaaactcattattttagaaggggttaacccacggattttgaaaaaattcaaaaatacgaaattcttgttttagtgtattgTTTCATcaagcactgacataagatgatggtcaaagagtttagaactttGTAGTCTCTGTttatctagataatgaagattttataatgctaattccactaatctagacagtatatgaaattttagtgaactaaatattaaaaatttagaatggttcctatataccatgaaatataatttataatacattaattcaaatgtagaatgtggtttgaaatttttaaactaaagtaaagagtataaacttcagtatatagaggatttacgaaaactcattattttaaaaggggataacccacggattttgaaaaaaaataaaaatatgaaaatctggttttagtgtatagatCCATAGatcactgacataagatgatgatcaaagagtttagaacctctgttgtctctatttctctagataatgaaaatttgttaatgctaattccattgatttatgtaatatatttaattttactaaactaaataataaaaaattagaatgattcctatataccatgaaagattatttagaatacattaattcaaatgtagaatgtggtttagaatttttaaactaaagtgaagagtataaactttagtatatagaagatttaccgaaaactcattattttagaagaggttaacccacagattttgaaaaaaaaaatcaaaaataagtaaatcttgttttagtgtacagtttcatagagcactgacataagatgttggtcaaagagtttagaacctctgttgtccccatttctctaaataatgaagattttataatgttgataccactaatctaggcaatatatgaaattttagtatactaaatattaaaaaattagaatgattcatatataccatgaaatatagtttagaatacattaattcaaatgtagaatgtagttataaatttttaaactaaagtgaagaatataaacttcagtatataaatgatttagagaaaattcattattttaaaccacggattttgaaaaaaaatcaaaaatatgaaaatcttgttttagtgtatagtttcatagagcactgacataagaggatggtcaaagagttaagaacctctgttgtccccatttctctagataatgaagattttataatgctgaTACCACtattctaggcagtatatgaaattttagtaaactaaatattaaaaaattataatgattcatatataccatggaAGATAGTTTAGattacattaattcaaatgtgaatgtggtttgaaatttttaaactaaagtgaagattataaaatttagtatatagaggatttaccgaaaactcattattttaaaagagggggttaacccacggattttgaaaaaaattcaaaaatatgaaaatcttgttttagtgtatagtttcatagagcactgacataagatgatggttaaaGAGTTTAAAACCTCTGTTTTCCCCATTTCTCttgataataaagattttataatgttgaTACCACTAATctaagcagtatatgaaattttagtaaactaaatattaaaaaattaaaattattcatatataacatgaaagatagtttagattagattaattcaaatgtagaatgtggtttgaaatttttaaacaaaagtgaagagtataaactttagtgtatagagcatttacagaaaacctcattattttagaaggggttaacccacggatttgaaattttttcaaaatatgaaaatcttgttttagtgtatagtttaatcgagcactgacataagatgatgttcaaagagttaaGAACATTTGTAGTCtatgtttctctagataatgaagattttataatgctaattcaaGTAATCTAAgcattatatgaaaatttagtaaactaaatattaaaaaaaattagaatgattcctatataccataaaagatagtttagaatacattaattcaaataaaaaatatggttTGAACTTTGTAAACAAAAGTggagagtataaacttcagtatatagaggatttaccgaaaactcattatctTAAAAGGgattaacccacagattttgaaattttttcaaaaatatgaaaatatggttttagtgtatagtttaatAGAGCGTGACATAAGATGACGGTCAAAGAGTTTAGCACATCTGTTgtgtccgtttctctagataatgaagattttataatgctaatttcattgatctaggtagtatatgaaattttaataaactaaatattaaaaattagaatgattcctacataccatgaaagatagtttagaatacattaattcaaatgtagaatgtgatttgaaatttttaaagaaagtgaagagtataaacttcagtgtATAGAGCATTtcccgaaaactcattattttagaaggggttaacccacggattttgaaaaaaattcaaaaatacgaaaatcttgttttagtatattatttcatcgagcactaacataagatgatggtcaaagagttttaGAACTTTGTAGTCTCTGttatctagataatgaagattttataatattaattctaataatctaggcagtatatgaaattttaatgaactaaatattaaaaaattataatggttCATATATggcatgaaagatagtttagaatacattaattcaaaggTATAATGTGGTGAGAAATATTTAAagaaagtgaagagtataaa includes:
- the LOC108823662 gene encoding sphinganine C4-monooxygenase 1, which translates into the protein MMMGFSVSDELLGTVAPIVVYWLYSGIYVALSSLESYRLHSKAEEEEKNLVSKSSVVKGVLLQQLVQAVVAIILFTVTGSSDAEADKAQESSLLVLIRQFVVAMIVLDTWQYFMHRYMHHNKFLYKHIHSQHHRLIVPYAYGALYNHPVEGLILDTVGGALSFLISGMSPRTSIFFFSFATIKTVDDHCGLCLPGNLFHMVFKNNSAYHDVHHQLYGSKYNFSQPFFSMWDRMLGTYMPYSLEKREDGGFEARPTKEFKDD